Proteins co-encoded in one Inmirania thermothiophila genomic window:
- a CDS encoding PaaI family thioesterase: protein MSAISAAEFETIAREEVPFVGRLGLRVEAIERGRARLRLPYRDDFLRPGGTVSGPVLMAIADAAMYAAVLSALGPVKLAVTTNLNCNFLRRPRPADVVAEARLLKLGRRLAVGEVALYSEGDPEMVAHVTATYAIPPGADAGPRG, encoded by the coding sequence GTGAGCGCCATCAGCGCCGCCGAGTTCGAGACCATCGCGCGGGAGGAGGTGCCCTTCGTCGGCCGCCTCGGGCTGCGCGTGGAGGCCATCGAGCGGGGGCGGGCGCGCCTGCGCCTGCCCTACCGGGACGACTTCCTGCGCCCGGGCGGCACGGTCTCGGGGCCGGTGCTGATGGCGATCGCGGATGCCGCCATGTACGCCGCGGTGCTGAGCGCGCTGGGGCCGGTCAAGCTCGCCGTCACCACCAACCTCAACTGCAACTTCCTGCGCCGGCCGCGCCCGGCCGACGTCGTCGCCGAGGCCCGCCTGCTCAAGCTGGGACGGCGCCTGGCGGTGGGCGAGGTGGCCCTCTACAGCGAGGGCGACCCCGAGATGGTCGCCCACGTCACCGCCACCTACGCCATCCCGCCCGGGGCCGACGCCGGCCCTAGAGGCTGA
- a CDS encoding EAL domain-containing response regulator → MAGEGDPILHLVIVEESLNEAERYVSILRSAGHAVRPARVDDAEGLRELLSAQPADLVLATDGAPALDPAEAVAVLADMEKDVPVVAVLRSAGEPEVVRLMEAGVRAVVARGRERELCLVVARELAALTDRRALRRAERRYRELERRNRALLDSSRDAIAYAVDGMHVYANRAWLELFGYASFDEIEGLPLLDLIAPRDHDTMKRLLRAGAAGEPEGEVTVHGRRADGDEIPLTLAYAPSSVDGEPCLQIVIRPPQPEAPTAAVPGREDPLTGLLARQAFIEALEEAASAAVEGGAPVALASVGLDGVDAIARTVGIDAVDAVLQAIAGIIRSQVPADAPAGRIADTEVAVLLPAPTPEAAEGQAERLLAALSGRVVEVDGRGAPIAASIGLALVSEEAGGAREILRRAGEALHTAREAGGGRVVRYRPPAPKEDAGSWRERIAAAVEEGRVGVVYQPLSPLHGPPESLFEAYARLLEEGETVPAGRFLGGLDADPVAARLDRAVATAAIRALAAEHDAGRRPAVFLNLSAASLVDESYLPWLAGELRAAHLAAGAVILEVMEPAVVAHLAAARRLANGLRAAGCRLAIGRFGGGLGSLGLLEQLPVQFVKIDPSFLRELAGEGRPAIARICERAREAGVRTVAERVEDAMALPILWECGVDYVQGHFLQEPSEELVFDAGEGADLTGP, encoded by the coding sequence ATGGCAGGCGAAGGCGACCCCATCCTGCATCTCGTCATCGTCGAGGAATCCCTCAACGAGGCCGAGCGCTACGTGAGCATCCTGCGCAGCGCCGGCCACGCCGTGCGCCCGGCGCGGGTCGACGACGCCGAGGGGCTGCGCGAGCTCCTCTCGGCCCAGCCCGCCGACCTCGTGCTGGCCACCGATGGGGCCCCCGCCCTGGACCCGGCGGAGGCGGTGGCGGTCCTCGCCGACATGGAGAAGGACGTGCCGGTGGTGGCGGTGCTGCGCAGCGCCGGCGAGCCCGAGGTGGTGCGCCTGATGGAGGCGGGCGTGCGGGCGGTGGTGGCGCGCGGGCGCGAGCGCGAGCTCTGCCTCGTGGTGGCGCGGGAGCTCGCCGCCCTCACCGACCGCCGCGCCCTGCGCCGCGCCGAGCGGCGCTACCGCGAGCTCGAACGGCGCAACCGCGCCCTCCTCGACAGCTCCCGCGACGCCATCGCCTACGCCGTCGACGGCATGCACGTCTACGCCAACCGCGCCTGGCTCGAGCTCTTCGGCTATGCGTCCTTCGACGAGATCGAGGGCCTGCCGCTGCTGGACCTCATCGCCCCGCGCGACCACGACACCATGAAGCGGCTGCTGCGCGCGGGCGCCGCCGGCGAGCCCGAGGGGGAGGTCACGGTCCACGGCCGGCGCGCGGACGGCGACGAGATCCCTCTCACCCTCGCCTACGCCCCCTCCAGCGTGGACGGCGAGCCCTGCCTGCAGATCGTGATCCGCCCCCCGCAGCCGGAGGCCCCGACCGCCGCGGTGCCGGGGCGCGAGGACCCGCTCACCGGCCTGCTCGCCCGCCAGGCCTTCATCGAGGCCCTGGAGGAGGCGGCCAGCGCCGCCGTCGAGGGCGGCGCCCCGGTCGCCCTCGCCTCGGTGGGCCTCGACGGCGTCGATGCGATCGCGCGCACGGTGGGCATCGACGCCGTCGACGCCGTGCTCCAGGCGATCGCCGGGATCATCCGCAGCCAGGTGCCCGCCGATGCGCCCGCCGGCCGCATCGCCGACACCGAGGTCGCGGTGCTGCTGCCGGCGCCGACGCCCGAGGCGGCCGAGGGGCAGGCCGAGCGGCTCCTCGCCGCCCTCTCGGGCCGCGTGGTGGAGGTCGACGGACGCGGCGCCCCCATCGCGGCCAGCATCGGCCTCGCCCTCGTCAGCGAGGAGGCGGGCGGGGCGCGCGAGATCCTGCGCCGTGCCGGCGAGGCGCTGCACACGGCGCGCGAGGCGGGGGGCGGCCGCGTCGTGCGCTACCGCCCGCCGGCCCCGAAGGAGGACGCGGGCAGCTGGCGCGAGCGAATCGCCGCCGCCGTCGAGGAAGGGCGCGTGGGCGTGGTCTACCAGCCGCTGAGCCCCCTTCACGGGCCGCCCGAGAGCCTGTTCGAGGCCTACGCCCGCCTCCTCGAGGAGGGCGAGACGGTGCCCGCGGGGCGCTTCCTCGGCGGTCTCGACGCCGACCCCGTGGCGGCCCGGCTCGACCGCGCGGTGGCCACCGCGGCGATCCGCGCCCTCGCCGCCGAGCACGACGCCGGGCGCAGGCCGGCCGTCTTCCTCAACCTGTCCGCCGCGAGCCTCGTCGACGAGTCCTACCTGCCGTGGCTCGCCGGGGAGCTGCGCGCGGCGCACCTCGCGGCGGGCGCGGTGATCCTCGAGGTCATGGAGCCGGCGGTGGTGGCCCATCTCGCCGCCGCCCGCCGCCTCGCCAACGGGCTGCGCGCGGCGGGCTGCCGCCTTGCCATCGGCCGCTTCGGCGGCGGCCTCGGCAGCCTCGGCCTCCTCGAACAGCTGCCGGTCCAGTTCGTCAAGATCGATCCGTCCTTCCTGCGCGAGCTCGCCGGCGAGGGCCGGCCGGCCATCGCCCGCATCTGCGAGCGCGCCCGCGAGGCGGGCGTGCGCACGGTGGCCGAACGGGTCGAGGATGCGATGGCCCTGCCGATACTCTGGGAGTGCGGCGTCGACTACGTGCAGGGGCACTTCCTCCAGGAGCCGTCGGAAGAGCTCGTGTTCGACGCCGGCGAGGGGGCGGACCTGACCGGCCCGTGA
- the efp gene encoding elongation factor P: protein MATVSTNQFRSGLKVLLDGEPCVIVENEFVKPGKGQAFNRVKFRNLLTGRILDRTFKSGESVELADVHETEMQYLYHDGEQWHFMVPETFEQYAADEAAVGDAAKWLKEQDLCQVTLWNDRPIAVTPPNFVVLEIVETDPGVRGDTATGGTKPATLETGAVVRVPLFVEAGERIKVDTRTGEYVSRAKE, encoded by the coding sequence ATGGCGACGGTCAGCACCAACCAGTTCCGCAGCGGTCTCAAGGTCCTGCTTGACGGCGAGCCCTGCGTCATCGTGGAGAACGAGTTCGTCAAGCCGGGCAAGGGCCAGGCCTTCAACCGGGTGAAGTTCCGCAACCTCCTCACCGGGCGCATCCTCGACCGCACCTTCAAGAGCGGAGAGTCGGTGGAGCTTGCCGACGTGCACGAGACCGAGATGCAGTACCTCTACCACGACGGCGAGCAGTGGCACTTCATGGTCCCCGAGACCTTCGAGCAGTACGCCGCCGACGAGGCCGCCGTGGGTGACGCCGCCAAGTGGCTCAAGGAGCAAGACCTCTGCCAGGTCACGCTGTGGAACGACCGCCCGATCGCGGTCACGCCCCCCAACTTCGTGGTCCTGGAGATCGTCGAGACCGACCCCGGGGTGCGCGGCGACACCGCCACCGGCGGTACCAAGCCGGCGACCCTCGAGACCGGCGCCGTGGTGCGGGTGCCGCTCTTCGTCGAGGCGGGCGAGCGGATCAAGGTCGACACCCGCACCGGCGAATACGTCTCCCGCGCCAAGGAATGA
- a CDS encoding KamA family radical SAM protein, whose protein sequence is MPPPSHEMTGAAPAVGDWRRALAAALRTPEALRAAAGLGAPAEAERAAAADFPVRVTATVLERIRRGDPADPVLAQFLPAAAELAPVPGFVDDPVGDLAARRGPGLLQKYRGRLLVMPTTACAVHCRYCFRRHYPHRDGARPEAVAARLRADPGLHEVILSGGDPLVLPDPPLRRLLAAVDGVATVRRIRIHTRVPVVLPARIGAPLVAMLSALRARCVVVLHVNHAAELGPDAAAALAALRGGGVVLLNQAVLLRGVNDSVPALAALSEALLDHGVLPYYLHQLDPVRGAAHFGVPDAEALALHRALRARLPGYLVPRLVREVPGDAAKRELAAAVEAADASRL, encoded by the coding sequence ATGCCCCCGCCTTCGCACGAGATGACCGGCGCCGCCCCCGCCGTCGGCGACTGGCGCCGCGCCCTCGCCGCCGCGCTGCGCACGCCCGAGGCCCTGCGGGCGGCGGCCGGACTGGGGGCGCCGGCCGAGGCCGAGCGGGCCGCCGCGGCCGACTTCCCCGTGCGCGTGACCGCCACGGTGCTGGAGCGCATCCGCCGCGGCGACCCCGCCGACCCCGTCCTCGCCCAGTTCCTCCCCGCCGCGGCCGAGCTCGCGCCCGTGCCCGGCTTCGTGGACGACCCCGTGGGCGACCTCGCCGCCCGCCGCGGCCCCGGACTGCTGCAGAAGTACCGGGGCCGCCTCCTGGTGATGCCCACCACGGCGTGCGCGGTCCACTGCCGCTACTGCTTCCGCCGCCACTACCCCCACCGCGACGGCGCCCGCCCGGAGGCGGTGGCGGCGAGGCTGCGCGCCGACCCGGGCCTGCACGAGGTGATCCTGAGCGGCGGCGATCCCCTGGTGCTGCCGGACCCGCCCCTGCGACGCCTGCTCGCGGCCGTGGACGGCGTGGCCACCGTGCGCCGCATCCGCATCCACACCCGCGTGCCGGTGGTCCTGCCCGCGCGCATCGGCGCGCCGCTCGTGGCGATGCTGTCCGCCCTGCGCGCCCGCTGCGTGGTGGTCCTGCACGTCAACCACGCCGCCGAGCTCGGGCCCGATGCGGCGGCGGCGCTCGCCGCCCTGCGCGGCGGAGGCGTCGTCCTCCTCAACCAGGCCGTGCTGCTGCGCGGCGTCAACGACAGCGTCCCCGCCCTCGCCGCGCTCTCCGAGGCCCTCCTCGACCACGGGGTCCTGCCCTACTACCTGCACCAGCTTGACCCCGTGCGCGGGGCCGCCCACTTCGGCGTCCCGGACGCCGAGGCCCTGGCCCTGCACCGGGCGCTGCGCGCCCGCCTGCCGGGCTACCTGGTGCCGCGGCTGGTGCGCGAGGTACCCGGCGATGCGGCCAAGCGGGAGCTTGCCGCCGCGGTTGAAGCCGCGGATGCGTCGCGACTATAG
- a CDS encoding NAD-dependent succinate-semialdehyde dehydrogenase — MYIAGEWCEAASGRRFPSHDPATGERLGEVPNGDAQDAERAVAAAAEAFPAWRETSAYERAALLQRAHAGMLARAEAIARLMSREQGKPLKAALAEVRYAADFLAWYAEEAKRVYGRTIPSARRDQRFLLLRQPVGVVAAITPWNYPVSMLTRKLGPALAAGCTAVLKPAEQTPLCARAVFEVLHEAGLPPGVANLVTTADPAPVGEVLTADPRVAKITFTGSTEVGRRLAERAARHLKRISMELGGHAPALVFADADPVHAAKGLAALKFLNAGQACISPNRIYVQRPLYGTFLETFAARAARIRVGHGLEEGVGMGPLVDAAALAKVERQVADAVGKGARLVCGGHRPEGLEGGFFYAPTVLADVTPEMTVYREETFGPVAPVIPFDDPAEAVALANDTDYGLAAYVYTRDLARAWRTVEGLDFGIIGVNDVNPTAAAAPFGGMKDSGLGREGGPEGIEEYLEVKVAGISL; from the coding sequence ATGTACATCGCGGGCGAATGGTGCGAGGCCGCCTCGGGGCGGCGCTTCCCCTCCCACGATCCGGCCACCGGGGAGCGGCTCGGGGAGGTCCCGAACGGCGACGCGCAGGACGCCGAGCGCGCGGTGGCGGCGGCGGCCGAGGCCTTCCCGGCGTGGCGGGAGACGAGCGCCTACGAGCGCGCCGCCCTCCTGCAGCGCGCCCACGCCGGGATGCTCGCGCGGGCCGAGGCCATCGCCCGCCTCATGAGCCGGGAGCAGGGCAAGCCCCTCAAGGCGGCGCTGGCCGAGGTGCGCTACGCCGCCGACTTCCTCGCGTGGTACGCCGAGGAGGCGAAGCGCGTCTACGGCCGCACCATCCCCTCGGCGCGGCGCGACCAGCGCTTCCTCCTCCTGCGGCAGCCGGTGGGGGTGGTCGCGGCGATCACGCCGTGGAACTACCCCGTCTCCATGCTCACGCGCAAGCTCGGCCCGGCGCTCGCCGCCGGCTGCACCGCGGTCCTCAAGCCGGCCGAGCAGACCCCGCTGTGCGCCCGCGCCGTCTTCGAGGTCCTGCACGAGGCGGGGCTGCCGCCGGGGGTGGCCAACCTCGTCACCACCGCCGACCCGGCGCCCGTGGGCGAGGTGCTCACGGCCGACCCGCGCGTGGCCAAGATCACCTTCACCGGCTCCACCGAGGTGGGACGGCGGCTCGCCGAACGCGCCGCGCGCCACCTCAAGCGCATCTCCATGGAGCTCGGCGGCCATGCCCCGGCGCTGGTCTTCGCCGACGCCGACCCGGTGCACGCGGCCAAGGGGCTCGCGGCCCTGAAGTTCCTCAACGCCGGCCAGGCCTGCATCAGCCCCAACCGCATCTACGTCCAGCGCCCCCTCTACGGGACCTTCCTCGAGACCTTCGCCGCCCGCGCCGCCCGCATCCGCGTCGGCCACGGCCTCGAGGAGGGGGTCGGCATGGGGCCGCTGGTGGACGCGGCGGCGCTGGCCAAGGTGGAGCGGCAGGTGGCCGACGCCGTGGGCAAGGGAGCGCGCCTGGTCTGCGGCGGGCACCGCCCGGAGGGGCTCGAGGGCGGCTTCTTCTACGCCCCCACGGTGCTCGCCGACGTCACCCCGGAGATGACCGTCTACCGCGAGGAGACCTTCGGCCCCGTGGCCCCGGTGATCCCCTTCGACGACCCGGCGGAGGCGGTGGCGCTCGCCAACGACACCGACTACGGCCTCGCCGCCTACGTCTACACCCGTGACCTCGCCCGCGCCTGGCGGACGGTGGAGGGCCTCGACTTCGGCATCATCGGCGTCAACGACGTCAACCCCACCGCCGCCGCCGCCCCCTTCGGCGGCATGAAGGACAGCGGCCTCGGGCGCGAGGGCGGCCCCGAGGGCATCGAGGAGTACCTCGAGGTCAAGGTCGCCGGGATCAGCCTCTAG
- the epmA gene encoding EF-P lysine aminoacylase EpmA has protein sequence MSAPDWGPACSRAVLEARARLLAAVRAFFAARGVLEVETPLLSAGTVTDPALEPLRTRVGGRRRHLQTSPEFHMKRLLAAGSGDIYQITRAFRGGERGARHNVEFTILEWYRVGWDHHRLMDEVEALLAAVAPGRFAPAERLTVREAWRRHLGLDPHRAGRAALRAAAAAAGVVLRGDEPREVLLDALTALWVQPRLGRGGRPAFLHDYPACQAALARVRGAGADAVAERFELYLDGMEIANGFHELTDPAEQARRMIAERRARRRAGRPGGGDRRLLAALRAGLPACAGVALGLDRLLMVLAGARTIDEVLAFPEGRA, from the coding sequence GTGAGCGCGCCGGACTGGGGCCCGGCCTGCTCCCGCGCCGTCCTCGAGGCGCGCGCGCGCCTGCTCGCCGCCGTGCGCGCCTTCTTCGCCGCGCGCGGGGTGCTGGAGGTGGAGACGCCGCTGCTGTCCGCCGGCACCGTCACCGACCCCGCCCTCGAGCCCCTGCGCACCCGCGTCGGCGGGCGGCGCCGCCACCTCCAGACCTCGCCCGAGTTCCACATGAAGCGCCTGCTGGCGGCGGGCAGCGGCGACATCTACCAGATCACCCGCGCCTTCCGCGGCGGCGAGCGGGGGGCGCGCCACAACGTCGAGTTCACGATCCTCGAGTGGTACCGCGTGGGCTGGGACCACCACCGCCTCATGGACGAGGTGGAGGCCCTGCTCGCGGCGGTGGCGCCGGGACGGTTCGCGCCCGCCGAGCGGCTCACCGTGCGCGAGGCCTGGCGCCGCCACCTGGGGCTCGATCCGCACCGGGCCGGGCGGGCGGCGCTGCGCGCGGCGGCGGCCGCGGCCGGGGTGGTGCTGCGCGGCGACGAGCCGCGCGAGGTCCTGCTCGACGCCCTCACCGCGCTGTGGGTGCAGCCGCGGCTCGGGCGCGGCGGCCGTCCCGCCTTCCTCCACGACTACCCGGCCTGCCAGGCGGCGCTGGCGCGCGTGCGCGGCGCGGGCGCCGACGCGGTGGCCGAGCGCTTCGAGCTCTACCTCGACGGCATGGAGATCGCCAACGGCTTCCACGAGCTCACCGACCCGGCCGAGCAGGCCCGGCGCATGATCGCCGAGCGGCGCGCGCGGCGGCGCGCGGGGCGCCCGGGGGGCGGCGACCGGCGGCTGCTCGCGGCCCTGCGCGCGGGGCTTCCCGCCTGCGCCGGGGTCGCCCTCGGCCTCGACCGCCTGCTCATGGTCCTCGCCGGTGCGCGCACCATCGACGAGGTCCTCGCCTTCCCGGAGGGGCGCGCCTGA
- a CDS encoding hydroxyacid-oxoacid transhydrogenase, producing the protein MAEMNRVFTMETVPLKFGWGALDEIGHDLAALGLRRVLLLTDPGVAAAGHAERVAERARTCGVEVVVWDGVRSEPTDASWREAIAFAREGAWDGFIGLGGGSAIDTAKAVNLYTTHPADLMAYINRPLGDGRPVPGPLKPLVAIPTTAGTGSETTSVAVLDLLERKVKTGVSHRHLRPRLAVVDPQTTLTLPPAVTASCGLDVLCHALESYTSLPYDRRPAPADPAQRPAYVGANPVSDLWAAEAIRLGARWLARAYHEPGDREARTRLMLAATYAGMGFGNAGVHLPHAMSYPIAGLVRGFRPRGWPGEGPLVPHGISVALGTPASFRHLGPHAPERTREALRHLGGDAGAVAPEEAGAALAEWMTALLRELELPNGLAEVGYTAADIPALVEGTLAQQRLLVNAPVAVDAALLEAVFRDSLRLW; encoded by the coding sequence ATGGCGGAGATGAACCGCGTCTTCACGATGGAGACCGTCCCCCTCAAGTTCGGCTGGGGGGCCCTCGACGAGATCGGCCACGATCTCGCCGCCCTCGGCCTGCGGCGGGTGCTGCTGCTCACCGACCCCGGCGTGGCCGCCGCCGGGCACGCCGAGCGCGTGGCCGAGCGGGCGCGGACCTGCGGGGTCGAGGTGGTGGTCTGGGACGGGGTGCGCAGCGAGCCCACCGACGCGAGCTGGCGCGAGGCCATCGCCTTCGCCCGCGAGGGCGCCTGGGACGGCTTCATCGGCCTCGGCGGCGGCTCCGCCATCGACACCGCCAAGGCCGTGAACCTCTACACCACCCACCCCGCCGACCTCATGGCCTACATCAACCGGCCGCTGGGCGATGGCCGCCCGGTGCCCGGCCCCCTCAAGCCGCTGGTGGCGATCCCCACCACCGCCGGCACCGGCAGCGAGACCACCTCGGTGGCGGTGCTGGACCTGCTCGAGCGCAAGGTCAAGACCGGTGTCTCGCACCGCCACCTGCGCCCCCGCCTCGCCGTGGTGGACCCGCAGACCACCCTCACCCTGCCGCCGGCGGTGACCGCCTCCTGCGGCCTCGACGTCCTCTGCCACGCCCTCGAGTCCTACACCAGCCTGCCCTACGACCGCCGTCCCGCCCCCGCCGATCCGGCCCAGCGCCCCGCCTACGTGGGGGCCAACCCGGTGAGCGACCTGTGGGCGGCGGAGGCGATCCGGCTCGGGGCGCGCTGGCTCGCCCGCGCCTACCACGAGCCGGGCGACCGCGAGGCCCGCACCCGTCTCATGCTCGCCGCCACCTACGCGGGCATGGGCTTCGGCAACGCCGGCGTGCACCTGCCCCATGCCATGTCCTACCCCATCGCGGGGCTGGTGCGCGGCTTCCGCCCCCGCGGCTGGCCGGGCGAGGGGCCGCTGGTGCCGCACGGGATCTCGGTGGCCCTCGGCACGCCGGCGAGCTTCCGCCACCTCGGCCCCCACGCCCCGGAGCGCACCCGCGAGGCCCTGCGCCACCTCGGCGGCGACGCCGGGGCGGTGGCCCCGGAGGAGGCCGGGGCGGCGCTGGCGGAGTGGATGACGGCACTGCTGCGCGAGCTGGAGCTGCCCAACGGCCTCGCCGAGGTGGGCTACACGGCGGCCGACATCCCGGCCCTGGTGGAGGGCACGCTGGCCCAGCAGCGGCTGCTGGTGAACGCGCCGGTGGCGGTGGACGCGGCGCTGCTCGAGGCCGTCTTCCGCGACAGCCTCCGGCTGTGGTGA
- a CDS encoding acyl-CoA dehydrogenase C-terminal domain-containing protein, protein MAQYQAPLRDMRFVLYELLDAGRALAELPGCEEATPDLVGAVLEEAGRIAEEVLFPLNRSGDEEGCRLEDGQVSTPRGFREAYRLFCEGGWPGIGADPDYGGQGLPTLVEFQVHEMWSAANVAFSLYPVLTAGAYRAIRAHADEALRRRFLPPMVEGRWSGTMCLTEAHCGTDLGLLRTRAVPAGDGGYRITGTKIFITGGDQDLTENIVHLVLARLPDAPEGVRGISLFLVPKRKVREDGSLGEANGVSPGAIEHKMGIRGAATCVMNFDDAEGYLVGPPNKGLACMFTMMNLERLAIGMQGLGLGEVAYQSAAAYARERLQGRFMGGPRDPDRPADPIVVHPDVRRMLLTARAYNEGNRALCAWAALAIDQAERHPDPAVREAADDLVALLTPIIKAFVSDCGFEVCNLGLQVFGGHGYIREHGMEQLVRDARIAQIYEGTNGIQALDLVRRKLFLHDGRLPGRFFAPVEAFVREAHGRAGMGEFVVPLEDALRRLRAVTAWLQEEGPQRPEELGAAATDYLRMFGLTALAYLWARAAAVALERLDGPERPFYEGKLAVARFYMQRLLPQVHALEAAVRAGGATLMALPDEAF, encoded by the coding sequence GTGGCCCAGTATCAGGCTCCCCTGCGCGACATGCGCTTCGTGCTCTACGAGCTGCTGGATGCCGGGCGGGCGCTCGCCGAGCTGCCCGGGTGCGAGGAGGCGACCCCGGATCTCGTGGGCGCCGTGCTGGAGGAGGCCGGGCGCATCGCCGAGGAGGTCCTCTTCCCTCTCAATCGCAGCGGCGACGAGGAGGGCTGCCGCCTCGAGGACGGGCAGGTGTCCACGCCGCGCGGCTTCCGCGAGGCCTACCGCCTCTTCTGCGAGGGCGGCTGGCCCGGCATCGGCGCCGACCCCGACTACGGCGGCCAGGGCCTGCCGACCCTGGTGGAGTTCCAGGTCCACGAGATGTGGAGCGCGGCCAACGTCGCCTTCAGCCTCTACCCGGTGCTGACCGCCGGGGCCTACCGCGCCATCCGCGCCCACGCCGACGAGGCCCTCAGGCGCCGCTTCCTGCCGCCCATGGTGGAGGGGCGCTGGTCCGGCACCATGTGCCTGACCGAGGCCCACTGCGGCACCGACCTCGGGCTGCTGCGCACGCGCGCGGTGCCCGCGGGCGACGGCGGCTACCGCATCACGGGGACCAAGATCTTCATCACCGGCGGCGACCAGGATCTCACCGAGAACATCGTCCACCTGGTGCTCGCCCGCCTGCCCGACGCCCCCGAGGGGGTGCGCGGCATCAGCCTCTTCCTCGTGCCCAAGCGCAAGGTGCGCGAGGACGGCAGCCTCGGCGAGGCCAACGGCGTCTCGCCGGGGGCCATCGAGCACAAGATGGGGATCCGGGGGGCGGCCACCTGCGTCATGAACTTCGACGACGCCGAGGGCTACCTCGTGGGTCCGCCCAACAAGGGCCTGGCCTGCATGTTCACGATGATGAACCTCGAGCGGCTCGCCATCGGGATGCAGGGCCTGGGGCTCGGCGAGGTGGCCTACCAGAGCGCCGCGGCCTACGCGCGCGAACGCCTCCAGGGCCGCTTCATGGGCGGGCCGCGCGATCCGGACCGCCCCGCCGATCCCATCGTGGTCCATCCCGACGTGCGCCGCATGCTGCTCACGGCGCGGGCCTACAACGAGGGCAACCGCGCCCTGTGCGCCTGGGCGGCGCTCGCCATCGACCAGGCCGAACGGCACCCCGACCCGGCGGTGCGCGAGGCCGCCGACGACCTGGTGGCGCTGCTCACGCCCATCATCAAGGCCTTCGTCTCCGACTGCGGCTTCGAGGTCTGCAACCTCGGGCTGCAGGTCTTCGGCGGCCACGGCTACATCCGCGAGCACGGCATGGAGCAGCTCGTGCGCGACGCCCGCATCGCCCAGATCTACGAGGGCACCAACGGCATCCAGGCCCTCGACCTGGTGCGGCGCAAACTCTTCCTCCACGACGGGCGCCTGCCCGGGCGCTTCTTCGCCCCGGTGGAGGCCTTCGTGCGCGAGGCCCACGGGCGCGCGGGCATGGGCGAGTTCGTGGTGCCTCTGGAGGATGCCCTGCGCAGGCTGCGCGCGGTCACGGCCTGGCTGCAGGAGGAGGGGCCGCAGCGCCCGGAGGAGCTCGGCGCCGCCGCCACCGACTACCTGCGCATGTTCGGCCTCACCGCGCTCGCCTACCTCTGGGCGCGCGCGGCGGCGGTCGCCCTCGAGCGCCTCGACGGCCCCGAGCGGCCCTTCTACGAGGGCAAGCTCGCGGTGGCCCGCTTCTACATGCAGCGGCTGCTGCCCCAGGTCCACGCCCTCGAGGCCGCGGTGCGCGCAGGCGGCGCCACCCTCATGGCCCTGCCCGACGAGGCCTTCTGA
- the corA gene encoding magnesium/cobalt transporter CorA, whose protein sequence is MAKQMEARGAAAKLGLPPGSAVHVGAVSDPTRVVVTSWGEGPPQRRILAPEEAPPAPAPGRLVWVDVAGLADAARVRALAVGYGLDALLVEDILHTGQRTRVDAEGTGLFMILRLPRTGDDPLDLADEQIAVFLAEGVVLTFREHDDEGLFAPLERRFGRRGHAPSGADVLGHAVADLVVDHVFLVLERLADVEEELEALVLERPEALPRAALHRLRQGLLLVRRGIAPLRGELAELVREGHPLLGRQARHYLRDLLDHVLRAVEEAEAMRETAAGLTDAYLAALGQRTNEVMKLLSLVATVFLPLTFLAGVYGMNFEHMPELHWRWAYPAVWLVFVAVAAGLVWWFRRRGWL, encoded by the coding sequence ATGGCGAAGCAGATGGAAGCGAGGGGCGCGGCGGCGAAGCTGGGGTTGCCCCCCGGCAGCGCCGTGCATGTGGGGGCGGTGAGCGATCCCACACGGGTGGTGGTGACCAGCTGGGGGGAGGGTCCCCCGCAGCGGCGCATCCTCGCGCCCGAGGAGGCCCCGCCGGCGCCTGCTCCGGGGCGGCTGGTGTGGGTGGACGTGGCGGGGCTCGCCGATGCGGCGCGGGTGCGCGCCCTGGCCGTGGGGTACGGCCTCGACGCCCTGCTCGTCGAGGACATCCTTCATACCGGCCAGCGCACCCGGGTCGACGCCGAGGGGACGGGACTGTTCATGATCCTGCGCCTGCCGCGCACGGGCGACGACCCGCTGGATCTCGCCGACGAGCAGATCGCCGTCTTCCTCGCCGAGGGGGTGGTCCTGACCTTCCGGGAGCACGACGACGAGGGCCTCTTCGCCCCGCTCGAGCGCCGATTCGGCCGGCGCGGCCATGCCCCGTCCGGGGCCGACGTCCTCGGCCATGCCGTCGCCGACCTCGTGGTCGATCACGTCTTTCTGGTCCTGGAGCGGCTGGCGGATGTGGAGGAGGAGTTGGAGGCGCTGGTGCTGGAGCGGCCCGAGGCCTTGCCGAGGGCCGCCTTGCACCGGCTGCGGCAGGGCCTGCTGCTGGTGCGGCGGGGGATCGCCCCGCTGCGCGGCGAGCTCGCCGAGCTCGTGCGCGAGGGCCATCCCCTGCTCGGCCGCCAGGCCCGGCACTACCTCCGCGACCTTCTCGACCACGTCCTGCGTGCGGTGGAGGAGGCCGAGGCCATGCGCGAGACCGCGGCGGGGCTCACGGACGCCTATCTCGCCGCCCTCGGCCAGCGCACCAACGAGGTGATGAAGCTGCTGTCGCTGGTGGCCACGGTGTTCCTTCCGCTCACCTTCCTCGCCGGCGTCTATGGCATGAACTTCGAGCACATGCCCGAGCTGCACTGGCGCTGGGCCTACCCCGCCGTCTGGCTGGTGTTCGTGGCGGTGGCGGCGGGGCTGGTGTGGTGGTTCCGCCGCCGCGGGTGGCTTTGA